The Astatotilapia calliptera chromosome 2, fAstCal1.2, whole genome shotgun sequence genome includes a window with the following:
- the fgf1a gene encoding putative fibroblast growth factor 1 isoform X2, whose translation MADGDTVVDLSVGDSSPLQLRDYRRLARLYCMNGGHHLQILPDGTVQGQREESDAHTVLKLKAVDRGVVVIQGTEASRYLAMSDEGRLYSSPTITDECYFLERLEENHYNTYQPQKYHDNNWQLDD comes from the exons ATGGCGGATGGAGACACGGTGGTGGATCTGAGCGTGGGGGACAGCAGCCCGCTGCAGCTGAGGGACTACCGGAGACTGGCTCGGCTGTACTGCATGAATGGCGGACATCACCTCCAGATCCTCCCCGACGGGACGGTGCAGGGCCAGAGGGAAGAGAGTGACGCTCACA CTGTTTTAAAGCTCAAAGCTGTGGACAGAGGTGTCGTGGTCATCCAAGGAACTGAAGCCAGCAGATATTTAGCCATGAGCGATGAAGGCCGTTTGTACAGTTCA CCCACAATTACAGATGAATGTTACTTCCTGGAGAGGCTGGAGGAGAACCACTACAACACATACCAGCCACAGAAATATCACGACAACAACTG GCAGCTGGATGACTGA
- the fgf1a gene encoding putative fibroblast growth factor 1 isoform X1 — MADGDTVVDLSVGDSSPLQLRDYRRLARLYCMNGGHHLQILPDGTVQGQREESDAHTVLKLKAVDRGVVVIQGTEASRYLAMSDEGRLYSSPTITDECYFLERLEENHYNTYQPQKYHDNNWYVALKKNGKPKLGPRTHIGQKAVFFLPRQLDD, encoded by the exons ATGGCGGATGGAGACACGGTGGTGGATCTGAGCGTGGGGGACAGCAGCCCGCTGCAGCTGAGGGACTACCGGAGACTGGCTCGGCTGTACTGCATGAATGGCGGACATCACCTCCAGATCCTCCCCGACGGGACGGTGCAGGGCCAGAGGGAAGAGAGTGACGCTCACA CTGTTTTAAAGCTCAAAGCTGTGGACAGAGGTGTCGTGGTCATCCAAGGAACTGAAGCCAGCAGATATTTAGCCATGAGCGATGAAGGCCGTTTGTACAGTTCA CCCACAATTACAGATGAATGTTACTTCCTGGAGAGGCTGGAGGAGAACCACTACAACACATACCAGCCACAGAAATATCACGACAACAACTGGTACGTAGCTCTGAAAAAGAACGGAAAGCCTAAACTCGGCCCGAGAACCCACATCGGACAGAAAGCCGTCTTCTTTCTCCCCAGGCAGCTGGATGACTGA